The Nostoc cf. commune SO-36 genomic sequence CAGAGTACCGCCGCATTAAGTTTTGAGGCTTAATATCTCGGTGAATAATATCGTGTTGGTGGACGAAGGCTAAAACTTCCAGAATATCTTTTAATAAATTTAAGACTGTATTCTCGCTAAGACGCTGACCTGGTAGAATTTCTTGAGTCAATGCATGACCGTCAATAAATTCCTGGACTAAATAAAAATCCCCATTTTCATTAAAATGAGCAAATAATCTAGGAATTTGGTCGTGGTCGTTACCTAACTGGTATAAAACTTCTGCTTCCCGATCAAATAAGCTTTTAGCGATCGCTACAACCGCAGGGTTAGGATCTTTTGGGTGAAAATGTTTAACGACGCAATGGGGTTGCCCTGGTAAATCTAAGTCTATGGCTAAGTAGGTATCACCAGATCCTCCGCTTCCTAAGTGTTTGACAATCTCAAAGCGATTCCGAAGTGTTTTTCTAGCGAAAGAGTATCCATGTCTATTACGTATACCACTTCCTAACAAGTAAGTATCATTAGGTTCTTCGCTTCCCACTAGTTTGACAGTTTCAAAGCGGCTTCGGAGTGTTTTTCTGACTAGAGGGTTCTGGCTCATGTGGCGTATACTACTATGTTAATTTGTTGACCATTCAGAGCTTGGGTGAGATTATGAATACCTGCGGCGAGATTTGTTGGTGTTTCAGGCAGTCAACTTCTCACGCAACCTACGCTTTTGAGAAGTTTTATGTTTATGGTTAGCCGCCTGATTGTGTTCATTTAATACCTTTATAGGTATCTTAATATAAAAATTTATTTCTGGAATAGTTCAATAATTTTATTATTTCAGTAAATCTAACACTAGTCAAACATATTTATTACTTTTGGCAGAAGACAAGCTTCAGAAGTT encodes the following:
- a CDS encoding serine/threonine-protein kinase, which codes for MSQNPLVRKTLRSRFETVKLVGSEEPNDTYLLGSGIRNRHGYSFARKTLRNRFEIVKHLGSGGSGDTYLAIDLDLPGQPHCVVKHFHPKDPNPAVVAIAKSLFDREAEVLYQLGNDHDQIPRLFAHFNENGDFYLVQEFIDGHALTQEILPGQRLSENTVLNLLKDILEVLAFVHQHDIIHRDIKPQNLMRRYSDQKIVLIDFGSIKKIGALGAGLTIAVGTPGYMPSEQAKGKPKLCSDIYAVGMICIQALTGLVPDQLQEDPILEKFSGAIRHR